In the genome of Myxococcus stipitatus, one region contains:
- a CDS encoding O-methyltransferase has translation MTQLTLVSPEAEEYARTHSVAPAPLFEELKDITLARTSSPGMQVGPVEGVFLKMLVSLTRAGRVLELGTFTGYSALMMAEGLPDDGELITCDINPETSEIARSFFARSPHGRKIQLKFGPALETLKTLRGPFDLAFIDADKVNYGAYWDAVVPLVRAGGLVVVDNVLWSGRVMSPESDVDRAMAAFNEKVRKDARLEAVMLTVRDGMTLARKR, from the coding sequence ATGACCCAGCTCACGCTCGTCTCGCCCGAAGCAGAGGAGTACGCCCGGACTCACTCCGTCGCGCCCGCGCCGCTATTCGAGGAACTCAAGGACATCACCCTCGCTCGCACGAGTTCCCCTGGAATGCAGGTCGGACCCGTGGAGGGGGTCTTCTTGAAGATGCTCGTCTCGCTCACCCGTGCGGGGCGCGTGCTCGAGCTTGGCACCTTCACCGGTTACTCGGCGCTGATGATGGCGGAGGGGCTTCCGGACGACGGGGAGCTCATCACGTGTGACATCAACCCGGAGACCTCCGAGATTGCCCGCTCGTTCTTCGCACGCAGTCCGCATGGCCGGAAAATCCAGCTCAAGTTCGGGCCTGCCCTGGAAACCCTGAAGACACTGCGGGGGCCGTTCGACCTCGCCTTCATCGACGCGGACAAGGTGAACTACGGCGCGTACTGGGACGCGGTGGTGCCGCTGGTGCGGGCTGGGGGCCTGGTGGTGGTGGACAATGTGCTGTGGTCCGGGCGGGTGATGAGCCCGGAGTCGGACGTGGACCGCGCGATGGCGGCCTTCAACGAGAAGGTCCGGAAGGACGCCCGGCTGGAGGCGGTGATGTTGACGGTGCGCGACGGGATGACGCTCGCGCGCAAGCGCTGA